The window CACTTGTACTGCAGTTGCTCTATCAGTGTTTAAATTGGCTTTCTTGAGATAAAACCTAGAAGTTCTTTCTTAATCCATCATTGTTCTTCTTGATGTGAAAGTTCATTTTTCTGTTAGCATATTTGTTGGATTCTTCTCATTCCTTGCCTTCCTAAATAATTTCCTTTTTTGATTCTCCtatttaccgtattggcccaaatataagtcgcacctgcaaataagccgcacctttaaaattcaaggcttattgACGGGTGCAGCCTGCCTCCTGGCACTACTGCCCTGAACTAGGCGGGCCTTAATTTCTCCCAGCACTCCCTCCCCAAGCTGGCTCCAGGAGAGGCTTGGGAACAGCGGGCGGGCTGCGCATCGTTGCCCTGCGCTCCTGGGCTGCTTTGGGGATGGGCAGCTGCGCTGCTTTGCCAGCggccttcccccttctttctggcagctgggggaggcttgggagcagtGGGCAGGTGCCGCACCACTGCACCGTGCTCCTGGGCtgcttcattgggggggggggcgtaaggtcgcaaatataagctgaactttaacttttcatgacccaaatttgggaaaaaagtgcagcttatattcaggccaatacagtatttcCCTGTCCTCTTTGACATTTGTGTCCATAAAAGCTCTTGCATGCCTTGATTGCTGCTTTTTAGTCTCCACTTTCCTTGGAGACTAAATTTATTATGGCTTTGTGGCTACCATATCTACtgtatttttttgctccataagacacacttttttcctcctaaaaagtaaggggaaatatctgtgcgtcttatggagcgaatggtggtcactggagctgaatttcccaggagccaaaagaggatcatgctttttattttacaaagagaaaggggggtgttgaaaggaccccactcagcagctgatcagcaagagatcaggagagagataagagtcccggctccctttcagccccgccctcttgcccaggcctccattgttgaatgtgctgcagagggaggttgtttgtttctccagcaacatgtgactggctgattagattatctgtctggaaactgtagaaaaagcTCCCTtttctttagaagctgcagaaatgtgagttgagccccataaaaatggggctttccctctttgcttttccccctttgcaaaaggagctttgctttcccccctttgcaaaaaaagctgcaaaacctttagctgatcctcaaaaaaacagggcatttccctttgcaaaaaagctgcaaaacttttagctgatcctccaaaaaaaaaaaaaacccagggcttttccctttgcaaaaaagctgcaaaacttttagctgatcctaaaaaaagcaacagggcttttagaggaggaaaaccagaaaaatatttttttatcttgtttcctcctctaaaaacgaggtgcgccctatggtccggtgcgccctgtggagcgaaaaatatggtacttttctGCCACCTTTGATAATATTTTATCATGTTCTTTCTTGGTTCTGCTCTTCTCTACATTGTGAGcgacttatttttttattttgaagttcAAAAAATCCAATGATATTATTGTTGTTAGATTGTTAATGAGGAAGAATCTTGGGTTTGTAGGTTTTCCttaattatttgtttgaattttaGGTTTGGATAAATACATCAGATATCATACTGGTGGGTTTAAGAGATTACCAGGTAAATAttgttgtctttctttcttttcttggttTTTGTAACTGTAAATGAGGAGTCCCAAAAAACTGAGTTGATGGTGTAAATATTAAAAGCCCAAATACCTTGACCCCCTGTATGGGCCATATTTTATAAACCTACCCACACCCACTGGCACTTTATTCTTCttatatattaaatttgtatactgtactgtccttcatctgtagatctcagggtggttcacaaggtaaaaatacaaaatacataataaaaacaaaagcaaaccaataacttctccttaggaagaagggaaagggttaACTAAAATGTATGGAATATGTGCTAAAGCATGCTTTGCACAAAGCCCAAGTTCCCCAGCTTTGATAACTTCATATTTCAAAAAAACTAATAAATGCTGAATCTCGGACATAGCTGGTAAgagaagtcttctcttctctcatTTCTGTGGAATTAATCCATTCAGCTTCTGTCTTGGCTAAGTGTTTTGGGCAACGATTGTCTCAATAGGTTATAGCCCCACTGCCCACATATTAGAAAATGTGACTTCAGTAAAGGTGAGGGGAGAACCCCACATTGTAGCACTGCTTATGCAGTAGTGAACCATCTGTGCCTTCATTCATCATTCCTGTCCTCTGTTCATTTGGTAAAGCTTCAAGTCATGCACTGGTCTATGTGTGTGTTTGAGCTGTGCCTGTAGTTTCAGTAAGACTAATGTGTAGTGTAGTATGGCCTAGCTGTGTCATATACCTACCTGTCTCTGCAGAGGATGGGGTGAGAAGGAGAGATTTCTAGCACAACTAGGAAGGCAGGAGCGCTACCACAGACCATCAATCTATTCAATTCCTATAGTAGGCTCAACATAAATGAGAAAGGAAGTGGGGTGGAATCAAGCAATAGCTAAGTTAGTAAATTACCAATTTTAGACACACTTTGGTTcataaatataattaatttggaGCTTCTTAAGAGTCAAAAGTTGCAGAGATGTGGCTGAAAAAGTGTAGCTTGACTTGTAGCACCTAAAAGTGAGTTGAGCTTTATAGTACATAGCTCATTCTCTTCCCCTCTCACTTCCAGGTcttctaataataatttttagtACTGAAACCATTTTTAgtatataaacttgaaaagtacatGCCTCTGCTGAAATAAGCTCTGCCAGCAAAAATTGGCCTATAAAGGGGCTAGGAGGTTGTCTTCTTCAATAGGGCTTGATAAgaaataacaatttaaatttccAGTTAAAGTAAGTTTTGAGCaatattattccccccccctgaaatacTGCTTACTACTAACTTAATATTATTTAGGACAACAAGGCTGACGTCATTCTTAAGTACAATGCAGATGAAGCCAGAAGTCTAAGGCATATGGAGAACTTCCAGAGCATGGTAAGAATTTCCTTGGTCATTTCAGAAGCTGTTACGAATAACGGGGGAGGGGGCGGACTCACAGTAAAACAGCTGCTAAAAtgtgtttctattttgttttaatttctactAGCCAAAATTAATGAAACTGATACCTTTGGgcctggtgatgatgatgaaatccaatttgatgatattggagatgatgatgaagatattGATGATGTAAGTACATGGAAAGTATTAAGTATGCTAACACTTTGTATCGTTCAACTCAAGTTACATTGCTTGGCCAGGGGTCTGCAAATTTTAACTGAGCCTGGTAAGCAGAAATGTAGAATAATGGTTTGGAGTAAATGTAGAGAGCCTTTCCTTTTCCACTGAGCAAGAGTGCCCTGCCCTCCCTCCATAAATTAAGGAGAAAGAAGGACTTATAGTGCAGATGGCATTGTTCCCCTACAAATTTGAGTCCCTATGTgtctttttttaagttaaaacACTACCTTCACTTCTCTAACAGGTAAATTGTACATAAGTAGACAATGTAGATTCTCTCAAAAATAGTCCTGGTTTGTTGTTTTCCAGCTTCCATTCAGCAGCATATACATaaaccattttatttgtatgccgcctttccatagttaaaaccatgctcaaggctgGAAATTTAACATACAGGCGGCAACCGTTTTAGGCGGATTGAATTGACATGCAATCTCCAAAGCAGAATGGAGGCAAACATGGCAGGAagtattaagatttagtgtcaggaataacgtagtcctggacacagcagagtgaacgtaggttttctggaagcttctggctgtagagcattgactagacagcacaacgcaggaactcagcaactacactttggataactatatacagcatttattgaagcaacaagtatccataagttactatatacagacttaggaaataaaagaaacaaaagtaaaacctctcctctctgtctgtctgtctgtctgtctctctctcttgcaaccttcattaaccaaactacacaACACTACAGAAAacccacacagagctcatctctttaggaactccttaaccaatcacagggtcgttgctaagggtctagagagagagtagatcttggctTGCAGGCAACAGTTACcgtattttcgctccataagatgcacttttttcctcctaaaaagtaaggggaaatacctgtgcgtcttatggagcgaatggtggtccctggagctgaattgcccaggggccaaaagcagattgtgctttttattttacaaagagaaaagggagtgttgaaaggaccccgctcagcagctgatcagcaagagatcaggagagagataagagtcccggctccctttcagccccgccctcctttgttgaatgtgcaagcagagggaggttgtttgtttccccaggacatgtgactggctgattagattatctgtctacaaacagtagaaatggctccctttccttaagattttttcagaaatgtgagttaaaccccataaaaatggggcttttcctctttgcttttccccctttgcaaaaggagctttgctttcccccctttgcaaaaaaagctgcaaaacctttagctgatcctaaaaaaaacaacacccagggcttttccctttgcaaaaaagctgcaaaacctttagctgatcctcaaaaaaaaccaaaaaccaaaaccaaaacagggctttcccttttgcaaaaaagctgcaaaacctttatctgatcctaaaaaaggccttttgcctttgcaaaaacagctgcaaaacctttagctgatcctaaaaaaaaaaacccagggctttccccttggcaaaaaagctgcaaaacctttagctgatcctttaaaaaaaaggccttttgcctttgcaaaaacagctgcaaaacttttagctgatcctcaaaaaaacaacaacaacaaaaccagggcttttagaggaagaaaaccagaaaaatattttttttccccttgtttcctcctctaaaaatgaggtgcgccctatggtccggtgcgtcctatggagcgaaaaatacggtaattgccaGAGGTGGATAGCTGACTTTGAAATCTCTTAACAGGAAGTGCTTTCATGCACTCCACCAACACATGCAGGATCCGGGATCCGAACCACTGCATGAAATGGTTACCACCTGTAATCACAAATATAACAAAAGTTGTCATAAGCAAtacataaaacacatcaaaaagtacacaatcaAAATAATCAACATCCACATTAATCATAATAAGATATAAAGATACAAAAGATTAATATCAATAATagtatcaaccccccccccaaaagactaGTGTCCCAACCCAAAAGTCTGTTTAgctgcctcagcttttgtagctgaagTCAGTTTGGTCTGCAACTCTCCCAGGCCAGGGGAGAAAAGGCCCacaaggagcaggtcttccaggattcaAAGCCATAATGGTCCCCTCTAATCCCCACAATGCTAAGAGAATAATTAGGCACACCCAAGCCTACTGATTTCTTTGTGCCAGAGCAGTTTAGTCGAAATACATTTTGAGCATATCCACGCCAAGTTTTTCTGCCAGCCTTTAATTATTATAAACTGCAAAAACAATAATTTGGCACTGGTTTGGAGCAAAGTTTTCACAACAATGCTAGGGCCTGCTTCACTTCTAAAGGAAGAAAATTCCAGGGAACTCACTTCCCAGAGCTTGGTTAATCTCTTAACATAGCAAGAGGGACAAGCAGGATTGTAGAGTGCTGGTCATCAGGCCTCTGGGCATTATTACCTACCAGAATAAACACCATTTCCTCAAGCATGTCAGTAAGTGGTTTTGTGAAAGACGAAGCTTAACTATGTGTTTCAAAGCTTATCTAGTGGTGTTTTAGTACTCAACCAATTGATTGGTGGTGATCCATTTCTGTTCATGAACGTATGTGCCTTTATACTTCAAATCTAAGTGTTTTGGATATGAATAACTGGAAATTAACATTGCTACATTAGCTAGCCATACAGAGATGGAAAGTTATCCAAAGGTCTTCGTCTGTAGTCAATTTGAAGCCAAAAGCTTTTTGATACTTGATGTCAGTCGAATAAAATTATGCCCGTCATGCATAGTCATGATAAAAGGGCAACAAAGATCAGCAACTGAAGCGACACAAGATATTAAGCTTATCATAGATTATATTTTACATGCTATAGTGAAATTGTAATTCGTGACTTTCCATACTTTTCTTTCACTTGCAGATCTAAATGGAACTGAGGAATACATTCCAACTCCACCTCaataattattttgttttcaagtCCATATCTTAAAGAAGACTGAAACCGTATAACATTTGTAGTACCACCAAACCAATATATTGCCCAATGTTTAAGtatttatattcttttaaaaacagatgatgttggactctgAAAAGTTAAATGAATTATTACAACTATTTTTGCCTCTTTACCAATTAGACCTTTACATCTGTGTGTAAATACACTTCCTTAAACTCCCTCATTTGCTTCATCTTTTTTCACCACTAACTTCACTCAATCtgttttgaaatataataaaaatattgcccTATAATTATCATGGAATTTTGATTGAATGTGTAGGCTAGTGCTCAATCTGCCAGTGCAGTGTTTTTTCCTAGTACCCCTTGAAGTAAAATTGTAACATTTTGAAAATAGAAAAGGCAGAGATTGTCTTTTAAAATTCATAATGCCTAAATCTGCTTTTAAGTTTTAGCTGCATGTTATTTTTATACTGGTTTTGATATTAAATTTCCACTTTCACAGATAAATTTGCCATAGTGAGgggagagaatttttttttttttttttgaaaattatgTATGTTTGAATAGCTGTTCCCTATGTGGAAGTGGgtaatgcagaaattaaaacaGTAGTCACACCAAATTTAAGTTGTTACCGGTAATTAAACCAAATGGCTTGCAACATTATATTGTAACTTAACATTTTAACAGGTGCTTTTGCCCTTACCTTAAAAAAAGTTCAACGTTTATTATATTATACATATTTAGGTTAGATCCTGAGTTCCCAAGAGCAGAACTCTAGTCACAGTATGGCTTATGCTGATTCCTCATCTTTGACTCCTGGTGTCTCCTGAAAAGGTGTTCTGGAGAGTTGGAGAAACTTTTGAAACAGCATATGAGGTGGTGCTGAGGTCTATTGGGGAGGGATTCTCTCTGGAGTCCAGTCCCTTCAGAGAATGGATTTCAATTCGTTTAGAACAGTTGTTCCCAAGAATGGTCCATGGACCCCAGGGGGTCTGCGTAATCCACCCAGGGgatctgtggcaccattcacataacaaaaactaccatagagatatcagcATTTTCAAAAGTATGGGGTCCAcagtttggcttttgaaaaatggggTCTGCGGTACTTCGCTAATTGGGAACTACTGATTTAGAACATTCTTACACTTCAGTAATAAAGAGGAAAATGCTCagttgtatccaacactgcacAAGCGGGTTTCTGTGTGTAAAACagaattttctctccccccctttgcaCCCCCTGCCTGCAACTGCTCTGGAGAGTCTGCCtatctctggagcagattttgatggtgcactgtggggggtgggggcggtgtaGGCAACTGGGGAAAAAGTTCCATTGTGCATGCTGAAGTCTGTTGTGTGAATGGAACTGCAGTGTTGATCAAACCCATTATGTTTAAAGAAGGTTTTCACTTTCAATTTCATCAATTATGAGGTACAACTGAATAAAGGTTTTTGAATTTGAGATTATATATGAGATGAATGTTAAGTTCTGAAAAATTCTATCTGAAATTAACCAGTTGAGAAACAAATTGAATGAGCATTTTCAGTTTGAGTGGGAGTAGCACACCTAAAAAGTTCAATAAAGACTAACATAGTCCTAATAATATTTAAAAGTGCTAGATTGGTTTGTGTTTCCTTAGTATTGTATCTCTATTTTACCAAGGATACTTAATTCCTGTTAACTAACTGATTGTCTACAACAGTTTTCATAGAACACTCAAGTTCTTAAATTTTGTTATGCAGCTAAAGTTTCTTAACTGAGAAAACAAGAATTTCAGAAGTGGAACTGCATTCAGCCACACTTGTGTCTAACCACACATATACAATACTGTTGAATTGGCCTCTGCGCATTGAGTTTTGAAGTTGGTGGGGTGGAGGTTCTGCTCAAAGTTACTGAAGTTCGTATATTGCTTGCCTTGTGAGTATTTGATATCAGATGAAGTTAACATTTTTCTGTTGTATGTATTTTATCCTTTGTAAACGAGGGAGGAAAGAAGTGGGGGTTTAAAATTCACAAAACCTATATACCTGTGTGTACAATGTGTGCACACATTGTATATTTTCTGTGTGGGATAGATTGACTTCTTGGTCTTAGACTGATTTAAGACAACAGTTTAAGCATGCTTTTTTAACAGCATTACAGTGCACATGTTTGGTTAGAAGCATTTAATGGACATGAGATTGTGGAAGTCTTGCCACTGACAATGTTTCTGATAATGCTAGAATAAGAATATATGCTAGATCAGGACTTGTCTCAtgcagcatcctgcttcccacagcaaccaatcagatgcctatgggaagcctacaagcaggatgtAAGAAAAGCAACCCTCTCCCTGCCGTTGCTTCTCT of the Lacerta agilis isolate rLacAgi1 chromosome 4, rLacAgi1.pri, whole genome shotgun sequence genome contains:
- the EIF1AX gene encoding LOW QUALITY PROTEIN: eukaryotic translation initiation factor 1A, X-chromosomal (The sequence of the model RefSeq protein was modified relative to this genomic sequence to represent the inferred CDS: inserted 1 base in 1 codon), translated to MPKNKGKGGKNRRRGKNENESEKRELVFKEDGQEYAQVIKMLGNGRLEALCFDGVKRLCHIRGKLRKKVWINTSDIILVGLRDYQDNKADVILKYNADEARSXKAYGELPEHAKINETDTFGPGDDDEIQFDDIGDDDEDIDDI